GTGGTCCAGTGCGGATCGGGAACCAGGCGTTTGAACATATCCAAAATGACGTCTATGGTCAGGCCATGATTGCATTGTTGCCTCTATTCACTGATCAGCGTTTTAAAATCCATGAAAACAAAAATGTCTTAGGTTGGGTGAATTTTATTCTGGAAAAAATAGAAGCCACAATCGAGGAAAAAGATGCTGGCATTTGGGAGTTCCGGAACTTTGCCAACCATCACTGCTATTCGAATCTTTTCCAATGGGTTGGATGCAAAGCTGCCCTATTAATTGCACGCCAAAATGGTTATCAGGATATGGAGGATCGCGCGAATGTTCTCCTAAAAAAGGCAGAAGCTTACATTGAAGCCTGTTATGATGAAGAACGAAAAGTTTATCAAAACGCATTAGACAGCCGAAATTTAGATGCAAGCACCTTACAGCTTATTGTTATGGATTATCTTGACCCAAAGTCGGACCGTGCACGTGATCACCTCGAGATGCTGGAAAAAGAATTAAAAGGCGAAAATGGACTTTTTTATCGGTATAAGCATCAGGATGATTTTGGCCGCCCCAAATCCACGTTCTTGGTCTGTGCATTTTGGTATGTAGAAGCCTTAGCCTGCGTAGGGCGTGTGGAAGAAGCGAAAGAGATCCTCGAACGTTTGCTGACCTATAGCAATCACTTAGGTCTGTTCAGCGAAGATGTGACGGAAGATAACGGCAGCCAATGGGGAAATTTCCCGCAAGCCTATAGTCACGTTGGATTGATGAATGCTGTTTACCGCCTAGCGATAAAATTGGATAAACCAATTTTTCATTAACATAAAACAAACATGAAGGTGTTAAAAAGTAAGGTTAACACCTTCGGTTTGAGCATTCGAAAGCGCTATCGGTGCTTATATTTACAGGCGCTTATATTAAGGTCTGTTTGTAGCGATCAAAATGCTCACAGATTTCTTCCACCCCAATTTGTTTACCCATTAAATCTATAAAGCGATTTTTATACAATGAGAAAATATATAATCCTGTTGCCAAGCTTCCCACCACAAAAATACCTTCCTGCTCGTTGCTTTTGACCAGTTTATTATTTAGATGACATTCCTTAAGCAATGGTATATCATAAGAAGACCACTTCCCCATTTTATCTTTTAGTACCAACCCAATATTTTTTGTTCCAGTCATCGTAATTTGCTCCTTTCTTAAAAAGGGAACATCGCTAATTGTCTAAATGTTTGCATCATTTGCTGATTTCCAGCAAAAATGCGTCTTTTATACACAGTATCAAGTATAAACACGTTATATAAAAAAAGCATGTTTCCACCATTATGGTTTGAAAACATGCTTTTATTAAGTCTGTACGAGATTAATCTATCTTTTGCCAGGCAGATAGATCTGAAAACCCAAACCTACCCCCAATCCACTCGCTCCACTACCCGTATTGATATTGGCTTTACTGTAGTTATAACCGAAGGTGGCTTCCAAAGCCACTGTCCTGGTAATAAAGTGTGCATAACCCACATTCGCTCCTACGGCCAGCGCAACATCCTTCCCTTTCGAGCTACCCGAAATCCCGATGTCTCCCTGCCCAAAGAATCTCCCTGTAGTTGAACCTGCATTTGGGAAGTAATAGCGTACAAAAGGTGCGACCCCATATGTCCATTCATTATCAGCATCCTTTACCGTGGCCAAGCCTAAGTTGGCTTGCGCTCCGATGGCCAAACCATCCGAAACAAAATAGCCCGCTCTCGGTTGAAGTGCAATGTTAAACGATTTTGCTTCAAAGCTGTAGCCTAGATTACCGATCGATCCACCGACCATCCAGTTTCCTTGCTTTATAGGTTCGATGCCTACCTCCGATGACATCTGTGGCGTGGTCTCAATTTTCTGCGCATGGGCCTGATACCCAATACCTGCTGTTATTAATAAAAGAAGTGTCGATTTTTTCATATATATGTATGTTCTAAATTACTATAATTTAATAACAAGGTCGATAAATGAAAAGTTTTAAATTTATCATTAAAATATAGGTGTCACCTTTAATAAAAAAAAACAACCATTCAGTTTTAATTACTGTTCTCTATTAAAAAGATGATGAATACAGCAATTCAATTTGGTGATTCTATTTCACATTCATATTGGAGAAACTCCATGTACATGAACGAAATAGACCCTTTAGACAACGATCCAAGTACCGACGATGGCACTTCTGTACGTCAGCAGCCTCAAGTCCCTTCACAAGAAGATGTAACCCCTGATCTGTACTATCCTGAAAATGCAGAGGGGCCAGATCCAAGTGAAGAAGAACAACGCGATCGTAGTAATAAAGAAAAGATTAATACGGAAGAGGATCAACATAAAGAGCAACCGGACCATTCGGAAGAAAATATTTATGATGCTGATCCGGATCAAAAGAAAGAGCAAAAAAACTCCCTTAATTAAGGGAGTTTTTTTATCAGATATATTGATAGGTCGACGAAATGGTTACGGTTTTGATTTACTATTATTGATACTGTCTTTCCTAAGTGTGTCTGCTAAACTCGTATCTTTCTGCATGGTCATTTTTTGCTGTTCGCTTAAATTATAGCGGGTTTCGTCGGCATCAGTAGGTGCAATGTTATCTGACTGACCGCTTCCTTCAGTTTGATTTTTGGTCGAGTTTTGGCACGAAAAGGATAGTGCAGCGCAACATAATAATGTTCCTAAAGTTAAGGTGAATCTTTTGCTCTTTTTCATAGTCTATTTTATTTTGCGTTAATCTTTTTCGATAAGAACCACATTCAAAGCTTATTAGTTCAATAAAAGCTGATAAAAACAAGAAATTTAAAACTTGCTTGAAAAAATGGACACTGGCATAAATCATTAAAACAGGTAATACCCGTAATAAAGACATTTTTTTTAGGAACAAATACCCAATTAAAAAAAACTATTCATGGCAGTAAATTTTATTGCGACACGTTTAATCCTGCTTTTTTGTAGTGTTTCTACTACAAAATCAACGATACGCAGCGTTACGTATTTTTCCCATATACCTGTTTAAACAAGGTTTGGATGACCTCTAAATCGCAAAACTAGCACTTTAATTGTACCTCTGTTTATCGAATACACATCAATCAATTTAACAAAAGGTATTATGAACAATTCCAATTTAAATTTGTTAGTCGAAGAAAAAAGAAGTCTTTTGAAACATTTCGCGGGAAAATTCACCAATGATCCTGATGAAAAAGAGGATTTGATTCAAGAAACACTTATCCGCGCATTAAAATCGATCGATGATTTTATCCGTCACCCCAAGTTAATGTCTTGGCTTTACGTTATTATGAAAAATGTATACATCAATCAATACCGCAAAGCGAAGCGTACGAATGATATCCACGAAACCTACATCGGTCTGGAAAGTACCAATACAATAGAAACAAATAAAAGTGACAACAAATTCATCGCGGATGATATTGAAAAAGCGATGTGCAGTTTGTCGGAAGAAAATTATCAAGTGTTTCAATTATTTCTCGAAGGATATAAATATCATGAGATAGCCTCTTATTTTGATATGCCCGAAGGCACTATAAAAACCAGGATCCACATGACAAGAAAGAAACTTCAAAAGCAACTTAAAATTTACAGGCTCAAATAAAAAACAAAAAGGTGGTTCTAGGGTTATCTATCTAGAAGCAGCTAACCGACATCACAACAATTCGTTAAATGGTAAACATATGAAATCAGGAGTTAAAATAAAGAATCAGCAAGCTATGGTCATTGCGCTAATTATCTGCGGCGGTCCGATAGGAAAAGGAAATAGCAAAACCATTGTTCAACCAGAAGTTTCGGAATCAGTAGACAAGAAACAGATTAAGGTCGATACGGAAAAAGCTAAAAAAACTTCTTATTTGAATAAAAAATAAAGATAGCAATTACCGTCAAACGGCTGCTTTAGCAATCTAAAGCGGTCGTTTTTTTTGCGTTTCGCTCTATCTTTCGTGCAACAATCTACTGATGGTACGCTGTATAAAATCGCCTTCATGGATGAAATTATACCTATCCTGTTCTTTCACAAAACTGCAGGGCTACTTGAGGCGTTCTTAAGTGAAAAATAGAAATTCACAAAGCCGACATTAAATGGAAAACAATACGGTAAATGATCGTACATTAATCAGCGACCTTATACAGATCAACAACGATCGGATTGCAGGCTATCAAAAAGCTGTAGAAATAGCCACACGCCTCCATCTTGAACATTTAAATAACACCTTTGTTGAGTTTATGAACCAATCCGAGGTATTTATTGAAGAATTAAAACTCTACCTAGCTCCGCGGGAGGAAGACTCAATCGGAGGAACGATGATCAGTGGCAAGCTATTCAGAATTTGGATGGAGATAAAATCCGCCATTTCAGGAAATGATGAAAGGAGTTTACTATGCAGCTGTGAGCAAGGTGAAGATGCCTTTACACATACCTATAAGGATGTTGTTGACCATGAAGGCTGGGAAATCAGCCATGATCTGCTCCTGCTCATCGAAAAACAACTTGGTATACAGCTCGAAGCTCACGAATATATTAAAACGTTACGAGACAAGGCCACAACGTCTTAACCTATTATCAACATATTTTACAAGGGAAAATGCACTATGAAAGCAAGAACGGGGTATACAAGAAGAAAAGTAGGTAAGTCTTTTAAATATTTCGACGCTTCGGAAAAGGAAGTGTCCGATAAAAAGGTTTTAGAGCGGATCGCAAAACTCGTTATTCCACCAAATTGGACAGATGTTTGGATCGCTAAAACCTCAAAAAGCGATTTACAGGCTTTTGGCTTCGACCAAAAAGGACGCAAACAATATATCTATCATTCCAAATTTGTCGGCCAACGGCAAGCTGCAAAGTTTAGTAATATCCTCTATATGGGTAAATACTTACAAGAGTTGAGAAACATCAGTTCCAAACACCTCAAACACGAATTTTGGGACATGGATAAACTTTGTGCAGTTGCTTTTAAAATAATGGACAGTACATTGATTCGTATTGGCAATAAGCGTTATACACTGACAAATAAATCGTATGGGCTGAGTACTTTGGAAAAAAGACACGTCAGCATTGAAGGCAATCGGATATCGCTAGCCTATAAAGGTAAAAAGGGGGTTTTCCAGCAGAAATCCTGGACCAACAAACAACAAGCTAAACTTTTGGAAGAATTACTAAAAATGAAAGGCAAAAGGATATTCCAAATGGATAGTGCAAGTTGCGAAAGCACTTTCTGTGGCTCCGCTTTTAATCAGTATCTGCGGAAGAATTGTACGGGTGAGATCAGCTGCAAGAGTATTCGCATTTGGGGAGCCAGTCGTGAAGCCTTTTATCAGCTTGCGCAAACAAAACAGGCGGAATCACTCAGTGCACGGAAAAGACAATTAAATAGCGTCATCAAGAAGGTTGCAGAGCAACTTGGTAATACGAAGTCTGTTTCGCAGACTTATTATATCCATCCGGCCATACAACAGGTATTTATGGAAGCAAAGTTCCCCTTTATAAAAGATAAATTACCACTAGCGAAGCTTGAAGAGAGAGTATTCCGATTTTTACGTAAGCATGGCTAAGCAGGAAATTACCGGCCAAATCTAAACCATTCTTCCAATGGATGGTTTAGCTTATGAAGCCAGCTCGCAACCATATCCATTGCTGCAACAGAAAAGGTTATACCATTTCCGCCGAAGCCACATACAAAATATGAATTTTTAAACTTTCTATGTTCTCCGATATAAGGTAATCCATCTTTGGTCGTCCCAAATGTGCCTGCCCAAGTAAAATCAGTGCGGAAGGTTTTATCGACAAAAATTTTATTAAATGACTGCGCTAACTTATGTGACTTCTTTGCAATGAGCTCATCTCGCTTGATGGGATCTCTAAAGGTCTCATCTTCTCCTCCAATCAGGAACCTATCGTCGTCTGTTGTTCGCATATACAAATAGGGCGTGGCCGTATTCCAGATGAGAAGGTCGCGATATAGCTGATTATGTTCTTTATCAGCTTCCGATACAATAGCAAATGTGCTTAGCAGGTCAACAAATTTTTCGGAAATGAGATTTGTTGTTTCGTATCCTGTACAATAGATAATCTTTTCCGCTTTGATTTTAGCCCCTGTTGAAGTAATCGCTGAATTATAACCAGACTTATAAAACACTTTTTCCAACGCTGTTTTGTCAAAAATCGATAACCCTCGGTTAACATTATATGCCAATAGTTCGTGTGTGAAACAAAAGGCGTCAATGCTTGCCCCTAGATCCGAAAGTATACCCCCATAAGCACCGCTCATTGCATAACGTTCCCTGATATCCCGCTCCGTTAGCCACTTGATGTCGAAGCCAGCTTCTTGCCTTGCTTCGAACTCCACCTTTAGCCAAGCTATATCCTTTTTCTTTGCCGCATAGTAGAGTGACTGTTTGCTTCTAAAACCAGCTTTCGATCGGATTTTCTTGGCAAGTCTACCTAATTTATCAATAGCTTCTCCACAGGCTCGGTAGCTCGCAATTGCCCCCTGAATGCCGATTAATTCCTTTAATCTATATAAGGGAATATCAATCTCATATTGTAACATGGAAGTTGTTGCCGCCGAACTCCCATTCACAATTTCCCGCTTATCTATAAGAACACATTTCTTTCCATCAGCCATACATTGATGCGCAATCAAGGCTCCGGTGATCCCCCCTCCTACAATAAGTACATCACAGCTTATATCTTTTTGTAAGGAAGGATAGGTATTTAAGAGACCATTCTTCACCAACCAAAATGGCTCATTTGACTTTAAATCCATGATAATAATAGCAGCTTTACAGTATATAACCGATTCCTTTAGGAATAGTTTGCCAGCTATTTTATTAAATTTCAAACCATTCCTCCATAGCGAAGGTTATCGTATTAGCAATAAATGGACAACATATGCGTGCAATTTGGACAGGGGCTATTGGTTTTGGCTTAGTTAATATTCCCATAAAATTATATAGTGCAACTGAAAATGCAAGTCTCGATTTGGACATGCTTGATCGTAAAGATTTATCCAATATTAAATTCAAACGGGTAAATGAACAGACTGGTAAAGAGGTAAAGTGGGACAATATTGTTAAAGGATACTTTATGAAAGACCACTATGTAGTTTTGGAAGACGCCGATTTTGAAGATGCAAGTCCGGAGAAATCAAAACTTATCAATCTGCATGCATTTGTAAAACTGATGGATGTTGACAGTATTTATTTTGAAACACCTTATTACCTAGAGCCACAGAAGGGCGGTGAGAAAGCTTATCAGCTGCTTGTCAAAGCTTTAGAAAAAACAAAAATGGCGGGTTTAGGAGCATTTGTGATGCGAAATGTCGAACATCTAGCCCTTATAAAACCCTATCGTAATGCATTGGTATTGAATAAAATTCGCTATCAGCAGGAGATTAGGGGCTTGGACGACCTTAAATTGCCCACTACAATAAAAATTCAAAAGGTGGAAATGGACATGGCGACACAGCTGATTGAGCAGCACAGTAAGTCCTTTGATATTAGTAAATATAAAAATGAATACATGGACGAGCTCCTAAAAATTATCAAGCAAAAAGACAAGGGAAAACGCCCAACCATCCGAAAAATGAAAGTTGAGCATACAAAAGCAGACGATCTCCTTGCCAAACTAAAAGCGAGCTTGGGTTAAGACGCACCGACATAAAAACCTAGGGGCTTAGCTACCTTCAAGGAAGCTAAAAAGCAGGAATAAGAAATCCAGTATTTTAAGCATAAATAGAAAAACGATGAAAAATATCATACCGGAACAGAAAGAAGGGAAAAGACTTGATTGTTTTGAATCACTTGAATTTGCAAGTGAAGATATCGCTAACTTAGCATTTGAATTGGGCGTAGAGAACCTGAGAAAGGTCAACCATTGGTACACGTTAGCCCAATTACCCGCTACCACATTCCAATTGACAGGCGGTTATGGTACACCGATAGATCGCTTACTCGAATTACATGATTATATCAGACTGGATATCCCCGGACCGGGACTTCCAAGTAGCGGTGGTTATGACTGGGTACATGTCGTTAACCTCACGCTGGACAAAACCGATGATTATAAAGTTTTTGCCCTAACCTTAAAGCCTTGTCCCGATCCAAGCCATCCCGGCGATAAAAATACAGCTCATTTTTTCGAAGGAATTTCATCGTCAACTTTCCTGATCGAACAGCGTAGAAACAGTATATTGTTTCAATATGCTGGCAGAAACGAGATCATAAACGTTGACAATGAAAATTTTAGCGATAATGTTCGGAACTATCTCGTCGGTTTGGCGGCGAAAATAGGAGCCTCCTATCCGCAGTGGAAATCATTAATCAAAGGAATGGCGAATGCTGTTGCCAAAGAATTTAATGCCCGTTTATAGTATGTTGCATGTGAGAAATTGGTGTCATTTTTAATTCCAAAGTAAAAAGAAGCCAATAAGGCAATTTTATCTACTTTCCAAC
The Sphingobacterium multivorum genome window above contains:
- a CDS encoding RNA polymerase sigma factor codes for the protein MNNSNLNLLVEEKRSLLKHFAGKFTNDPDEKEDLIQETLIRALKSIDDFIRHPKLMSWLYVIMKNVYINQYRKAKRTNDIHETYIGLESTNTIETNKSDNKFIADDIEKAMCSLSEENYQVFQLFLEGYKYHEIASYFDMPEGTIKTRIHMTRKKLQKQLKIYRLK
- a CDS encoding PA2169 family four-helix-bundle protein, with the protein product MENNTVNDRTLISDLIQINNDRIAGYQKAVEIATRLHLEHLNNTFVEFMNQSEVFIEELKLYLAPREEDSIGGTMISGKLFRIWMEIKSAISGNDERSLLCSCEQGEDAFTHTYKDVVDHEGWEISHDLLLLIEKQLGIQLEAHEYIKTLRDKATTS
- a CDS encoding DNA topoisomerase IB, which translates into the protein MKARTGYTRRKVGKSFKYFDASEKEVSDKKVLERIAKLVIPPNWTDVWIAKTSKSDLQAFGFDQKGRKQYIYHSKFVGQRQAAKFSNILYMGKYLQELRNISSKHLKHEFWDMDKLCAVAFKIMDSTLIRIGNKRYTLTNKSYGLSTLEKRHVSIEGNRISLAYKGKKGVFQQKSWTNKQQAKLLEELLKMKGKRIFQMDSASCESTFCGSAFNQYLRKNCTGEISCKSIRIWGASREAFYQLAQTKQAESLSARKRQLNSVIKKVAEQLGNTKSVSQTYYIHPAIQQVFMEAKFPFIKDKLPLAKLEERVFRFLRKHG
- a CDS encoding NAD(P)/FAD-dependent oxidoreductase — encoded protein: MDLKSNEPFWLVKNGLLNTYPSLQKDISCDVLIVGGGITGALIAHQCMADGKKCVLIDKREIVNGSSAATTSMLQYEIDIPLYRLKELIGIQGAIASYRACGEAIDKLGRLAKKIRSKAGFRSKQSLYYAAKKKDIAWLKVEFEARQEAGFDIKWLTERDIRERYAMSGAYGGILSDLGASIDAFCFTHELLAYNVNRGLSIFDKTALEKVFYKSGYNSAITSTGAKIKAEKIIYCTGYETTNLISEKFVDLLSTFAIVSEADKEHNQLYRDLLIWNTATPYLYMRTTDDDRFLIGGEDETFRDPIKRDELIAKKSHKLAQSFNKIFVDKTFRTDFTWAGTFGTTKDGLPYIGEHRKFKNSYFVCGFGGNGITFSVAAMDMVASWLHKLNHPLEEWFRFGR
- a CDS encoding Ku protein, whose amino-acid sequence is MRAIWTGAIGFGLVNIPIKLYSATENASLDLDMLDRKDLSNIKFKRVNEQTGKEVKWDNIVKGYFMKDHYVVLEDADFEDASPEKSKLINLHAFVKLMDVDSIYFETPYYLEPQKGGEKAYQLLVKALEKTKMAGLGAFVMRNVEHLALIKPYRNALVLNKIRYQQEIRGLDDLKLPTTIKIQKVEMDMATQLIEQHSKSFDISKYKNEYMDELLKIIKQKDKGKRPTIRKMKVEHTKADDLLAKLKASLG